A region from the Gossypium hirsutum isolate 1008001.06 chromosome A08, Gossypium_hirsutum_v2.1, whole genome shotgun sequence genome encodes:
- the LOC107926267 gene encoding adagio protein 1: MEWDSNSDLSGDEDEGFVFNDGNPLPFPVQNLLQTAPCGFVVTDAIEPDHPIVYINTVFEMVTGYRAEEVIGRNCRFLQYRGPFAKRRHPLVDSSVVSEIRRCLEEGIEFQGELLNFRKDGSPLMNKLRLTPIYGDDGIITHVIGIQFFTEVNIDLGPVPGSSIKESIKSSTHSHSGFPVFWPGVVGDRNVYRGFCGILQLSDEVLSLKILSRLTPRDIASVGSVCRRLYDLTKNEDLWRMVCQNAWGCETTRVLETVPGAKRLGWGRLARELTTLEAAAWRKLTVGGAVEPSRCNFSACAVGNRVVLFGGEGVNMQPMNDTFVLDLNSSNPEWQHVQVSSPPPGRWGHTLSCVNGSHLVVFGGCGRQGLLNDVFVLDLDAKPPTWREISGLAPPLPRSWHSSCTLDGTKLIVSGGCADSGVLLSDTFLLDLSMEKPVWREIPVAWTPPSRLGHTLSVYGGRKILMFGGLAKSGPLRFRSSDVFTMDLSEDEPCWRCVTGSGMPGAGNPGGVAPPPRLDHVAVSLPGGRILIFGGSVAGLHSASQLYLLDPTDEKPTWRILNVPGRPPRFAWGHSTCVVGGTRAIVLGGQTGEEWMLTELHELSLASSAI; this comes from the exons ATGGAGTGGGATAGTAATTCCGATCTGAGTGGGGATGAAGACGAAGGCTTCGTCTTTAACGATGGCAACCCACTACCTTTCCCTGTCCAGAATTTGCTGCAAACGGCTCCTTGTGGCTTTGTTGTCACCGATGCTATCGAACCCGACCACCCCATCGTTTATATCAACACCGTCTTCGAGATGGTTACTGGGTATCGTGCTGAAGAGGTTATTGGTCGCAATTG CCGTTTCTTACAGTATAGAGGGCCATTTGCAAAAAGGCGGCATCCTTTGGTAGACTCCTCAGTAGTATCAGAAATACGGAGATGTCTTGAGGAGGGCATTGAGTTCCAAGGAGAGTTGTTGAACTTTAGAAAGGATGGATCTCCTTTGATGAACAAACTGCGTCTTACTCCTATTTATGGAGATGATGGTATAATCACTCATGTTATTGGTATCCAGTTCTTCACAGAAGTGAACATCGATCTAGGTCCAGTGCCTGGATCTTCAATAAAGGAGTCTATAAAGTCATCCACCCATTCTCATTCTGGTTTTCCTGTGTTTTGGCCTGGAGTAGTTGGGGACCGAAATGTCTACCGTGGGTTTTGCGGGATATTGCAATTGAGCGATGAGGTATTGTCTCTCAAGATACTATCGCGATTGACTCCAAGAGATATTGCGTCTGTTGGTTCTGTCTGTAGACGACTATATGACCTGACAAAAAACGAGGACCTTTGGCGGATGGTCTGTCAAAATGCATGGGGTTGTGAGACTACTCGTGTTTTAGAGACAGTTCCTGGTGCCAAGAGACTTGGGTGGGGTAGGCTGGCAAGGGAGTTGACCACTCTTGAAGCAGCTGCATGGAGGAAGCTTACTGTTGGAGGGGCTGTTGAACCTTCACGGTGCAACTTTAGTGCTTGTGCTGTTGGGAATCGAGTTGTACTTTTCGGTGGTGAAGGAGTAAATATGCAACCAATGAAcgacacctttgtattggatctGAATTCCAGTAACCCGGAGTGGCAACATGTCCAGGTGAGTTCTCCTCCACCTGGTCGTTGGGGTCATACACTTTCTTGCGTGAATGGGTCTCATCTGGTGGTATTTGGTGGCTGTGGAAGGCAGGGCCTGCTCAATGATGTTTTCGTGCTAGATTTGGATGCTAAGCCTCCGACTTGGCGAGAGATCTCAGGATTGGCTCCTCCGCTACCTAGATCATGGCACAGCTCCTGCACTCTTGATGGAACCAAGCTCATAGTTTCCGGTGGTTGTGCAGATTCGGGAGTACTTCTTAGTGACACTTTCCTGCTTGATCTTTCAATGGAGAAACCTGTCTGGAGAGAGATACCAGTAGCGTGGACCCCACCTTCTCGTTTGGGTCACACACTGTCGGTATACGGTGGTCGGAAAATATTGATGTTTGGAGGTCTTGCTAAGAGTGGTCCTCTACGGTTTCGTTCTAGTGATGTGTTCACAATGGATTTAAGTGAGGATGAACCCTGTTGGAGATGTGTAACTGGGAGTGGGATGCCTGGCGCTGGAAACCCCGGGGGCGTAGCTCCACCTCCAAGACTTGACCATGTCGCCGTGAGCCTACCTGGTGGAAGAATtctcatctttggcgggtctgtCGCTGGTCTTCACTCTGCTTCCCAACTTTATCTCCTGGATCCAACCGATGAGAAACCTACTTGGAGGATACTAAATGTGCCCGGGAGACCCCCGAGGTTTGCTTGGGGGCATAGTACTTGTGTTGTTGGTGGAACAAGGGCTATCGTACTTGGTGGTCAAACTGGCGAAGAGTGGATGCTGACCGAGCTCCATGAACTATCATTGGCAAGTTCTGCTATCTGA
- the LOC107926269 gene encoding VIN3-like protein 2 isoform X3, whose protein sequence is MDSSFEGVALDPSKCSKLSMDEKRELVYELSKRTSRASEMLQSWSRQEILQVLCAEMGKERKYTGLTKLKIIENLLKIVAEKNSGDHEGVTDPESHSSLSSGSRLSKRQRKADYPSRLPIPVNDPVIRNGSNDMINAIFCKNSACKATLRQDDTFCKRCSCCICYKFDDNKDPSLWLICSSEPPFLGNSCGMSCHLECALKHEKSGIGKDKQHAVLDGSFYCVACGKVNDLLGCWRKQLMAAKDTRRVDILCYRVSLGQKLLNRTEKYRKISEIVDEAVKLLEAEVGPLTGLPVKIGRGIVNRLSSGPEVQKLCSLAVESLDKMCFDTISHSIPAIVRFEDVRPTSVTVIVGTEGPLASTIIAYTLWHRKAHDRDYPAKSTCIMFVPKTRFVVMGLTPATEYHFKIVSFDGTREFGPWEVPISTRCSVDGGPGCPMMERSQSPTTNCSSLSNPSSVEDETNNITPYSDQNDDRADNYITYCKDTGKIVSTSLSKGTINCTVLGEDGIPEEVPMLGEERAMEIVGPILDSDALIVEKNPTSEDRITEETSTDNGSDTLVETDTEHLPFVGCSEAGLPITPCRMEIIKNIQGRSGRSKSSNKEAENGTGKGEDPQDGSTSKKKTGERQDEECMENGLSDTDFEHYVKVIRWLECKGHIEKNFRQKFLTWYSLRATPQEVRIVKVFVDIFISDPASLAEQLVDTFSDCISSKGSSVVPAGFCMKLWH, encoded by the exons GAGTTGCGCTCGATCCATCAAAATGTAGTAAATTGAGCATGGATGAAAAACGAGAACTTGTATATGAATTATCAAAGAGGACAAGTAGAGCCTCTGAAATGCTACAATCATGGAGCCGCCAAGAGATTTTACAAGTCCTATGTGCCGAGATGGGGAAGGAAAGGAAATATACCGGTTTGACTAAgcttaaaattattgaaaacttgTTGAAAATTGTAGCCGAAAAGAATTCAGGGGATCATGAAGGTGTGACGGATCCCGAATCACATTCATCCCTATCAAGTGGCTCGAGATTATCCAAAAGGCAAAGGAAAGCTGATTATCCTTCTCGACTGCCTATTCCAGTTAATGATCCTGTAATCCGTAATGGCAGCAATGACATGATTAATGCTATTTTTTGCAAAAACTCGGCTTGCAAAGCTACCTTGAGACAAGACGATACGTTTTGCAAGAGGTGTTCATGCTGCATCTGTTATAAGTTCGATGACAATAAGGATCCTAGTCTATGGTTAATTTGCAGCTCGGAGCCTCCTTTCCTGGGAAACTCTTGTGGCATGTCGTGTCATCTCGAGTGTGCTTTAAAACATGAAAAGTCCGGTATTGGTAAAGATAAACAACATGCTGTTCTTGATGGGAGCTTTTATTGTGTAGCATGTGGGAAAGTAAATGATTTGCTTGG GTGCTGGAGAAAACAACTTATGGCTGCAAAAGATACAAGGAGGGTCGACATTCTATGTTATCGTGTTTCTTTAGGCCAGAAACTTCTTAATAGGACTGAAAAATATCGTAAGATTTCGGAGATTGTTGATGAAGCTGTTAAGTTGCTTGAAGCTGAGGTTGGTCCATTAACTGGTTTGCCCGTTAAGATAGGTAGGGGTATAGTCAATAGGCTTTCTTCAGGACCTGAAGTTCAAAAACTATGTTCTTTAGCTGTGGAATCACTGGACAAAATGTGTTTCGATACTATCTCACATTCGATACCAG CAATAGTACGTTTTGAAGATGTTCGTCCGACTTCTGTTACTGTGATTGTGGGTACTGAAGGACCTTTAGCGAGCACTATTATCGCTTACACCTTATGGCATCGCAAGGCTCATGATCGGGATTACCCTGCTAAATCGACTTGTATCATGTTTGTGCCGAAGACCAGGTTTGTTGTCATGGGGCTAACTCCAGCTACGGAATATCATTTCAAAATCGTGTCATTTGATGGTACAAGAGAGTTCGGTCCGTGGGAAGTTCCGATTTCAACAAGATGTAGTGTTGATGGAGGCCCAGGCTGCCCGATGATGGAGAGAAGCCAAAGCCCCACAACCAATTGTAGCAGCCTTTCGAATCCTTCTTCAGTGGAGGACGAAACTAATAACATTACTCCGTACAGTGATCAGAATGATGACCGGGCAGACAATTACATTACGTATTGCAAGGACACAGGTAAAATTGTTTCCACAAGTTTATCGAAAGGTACTATCAACTGCACTGTCCTTGGTGAAGatggaattccggaagaagtTCCTATGTTAGGTGAGGAACGTGCAATGGAGATAGTTGGTCCGATTCTTGATTCCGATGCATTAATTGTTGAGAAAAATCCCACATCTGAGGACCGAATTACTGAGGAGACAAGCACTGATAATGGCTCTGACACCCTGGTTGAGACTGATACCGAGCATTTACCATTTGTCGGTTGTTCCGAAGCTGGGTTACCAATCACTCCCTGCAGGAtggaaataataaaaaacatacaAGGAAGAAGTGGAAGATCGAAGTCTAGCAACAAGGAAGCCGAGAATGGGACAGGGAAAGGAGAAGACCCTCAAGACGGAAGCACCTCAAAGAAGAAAACCGGAGAACGACAAGACGAGGAATGCATGGAAAATGGTCTCTCAGATACAGATTTCGAGCATTACGTGAAGGTAATCAGATGGTTAGAATGCAAAGGACATATCGAAAAGAACTTCAGACAGAAATTCCTCACCTGGTACAGCTTAAGAGCAACCCCGCAAGAAGTGAGGATCGTGAAAGTATTCGTTGATATCTTCATTTCTGATCCAGCATCTCTTGCGGAGCAGCTTGTGGACACATTCTCCGATTGTATCTCCAGCAAAGGATCATCCGTAGTACCTGCTGGCTTTTGCATGAAGCTTTGGCATTGA
- the LOC107926269 gene encoding VIN3-like protein 2 isoform X2, producing the protein MDSSFEGVALDPSKCSKLSMDEKRELVYELSKRTSRASEMLQSWSRQEILQVLCAEMGKERKYTGLTKLKIIENLLKIVAEKNSGDHEGVTDPESHSSLSSGSRLSKRQRKADYPSRLPIPVNDPVIRNGSNDMINAIFCKNSACKATLRQDDTFCKRCSCCICYKFDDNKDPSLWLICSSEPPFLGNSCGMSCHLECALKHEKSGIGKDKQHAVLDGSFYCVACGKVNDLLGCWRKQLMAAKDTRRVDILCYRVSLGQKLLNRTEKYRKISEIVDEAVKLLEAEVGPLTGLPVKIGRGIVNRLSSGPEVQKLCSLAVESLDKMCFDTISHSIPGSCLTSPAIVRFEDVRPTSVTVIVGTEGPLASTIIAYTLWHRKAHDRDYPAKSTCIMFVPKTRFVVMGLTPATEYHFKIVSFDGTREFGPWEVPISTRCSVDGGPGCPMMERSQSPTTNCSSLSNPSSVEDETNNITPYSDQNDDRADNYITYCKDTGKIVSTSLSKGTINCTVLGEDGIPEEVPMLGEERAMEIVGPILDSDALIVEKNPTSEDRITEETSTDNGSDTLVETDTEHLPFVGCSEAGLPITPCRMEIIKNIQGRSGRSKSSNKEAENGTGKGEDPQDGSTSKKKTGERQDEECMENGLSDTDFEHYVKVIRWLECKGHIEKNFRQKFLTWYSLRATPQEVRIVKVFVDIFISDPASLAEQLVDTFSDCISSKGSSVVPAGFCMKLWH; encoded by the exons GAGTTGCGCTCGATCCATCAAAATGTAGTAAATTGAGCATGGATGAAAAACGAGAACTTGTATATGAATTATCAAAGAGGACAAGTAGAGCCTCTGAAATGCTACAATCATGGAGCCGCCAAGAGATTTTACAAGTCCTATGTGCCGAGATGGGGAAGGAAAGGAAATATACCGGTTTGACTAAgcttaaaattattgaaaacttgTTGAAAATTGTAGCCGAAAAGAATTCAGGGGATCATGAAGGTGTGACGGATCCCGAATCACATTCATCCCTATCAAGTGGCTCGAGATTATCCAAAAGGCAAAGGAAAGCTGATTATCCTTCTCGACTGCCTATTCCAGTTAATGATCCTGTAATCCGTAATGGCAGCAATGACATGATTAATGCTATTTTTTGCAAAAACTCGGCTTGCAAAGCTACCTTGAGACAAGACGATACGTTTTGCAAGAGGTGTTCATGCTGCATCTGTTATAAGTTCGATGACAATAAGGATCCTAGTCTATGGTTAATTTGCAGCTCGGAGCCTCCTTTCCTGGGAAACTCTTGTGGCATGTCGTGTCATCTCGAGTGTGCTTTAAAACATGAAAAGTCCGGTATTGGTAAAGATAAACAACATGCTGTTCTTGATGGGAGCTTTTATTGTGTAGCATGTGGGAAAGTAAATGATTTGCTTGG GTGCTGGAGAAAACAACTTATGGCTGCAAAAGATACAAGGAGGGTCGACATTCTATGTTATCGTGTTTCTTTAGGCCAGAAACTTCTTAATAGGACTGAAAAATATCGTAAGATTTCGGAGATTGTTGATGAAGCTGTTAAGTTGCTTGAAGCTGAGGTTGGTCCATTAACTGGTTTGCCCGTTAAGATAGGTAGGGGTATAGTCAATAGGCTTTCTTCAGGACCTGAAGTTCAAAAACTATGTTCTTTAGCTGTGGAATCACTGGACAAAATGTGTTTCGATACTATCTCACATTCGATACCAG GTTCATGTTTGACTTCACCAGCAATAGTACGTTTTGAAGATGTTCGTCCGACTTCTGTTACTGTGATTGTGGGTACTGAAGGACCTTTAGCGAGCACTATTATCGCTTACACCTTATGGCATCGCAAGGCTCATGATCGGGATTACCCTGCTAAATCGACTTGTATCATGTTTGTGCCGAAGACCAGGTTTGTTGTCATGGGGCTAACTCCAGCTACGGAATATCATTTCAAAATCGTGTCATTTGATGGTACAAGAGAGTTCGGTCCGTGGGAAGTTCCGATTTCAACAAGATGTAGTGTTGATGGAGGCCCAGGCTGCCCGATGATGGAGAGAAGCCAAAGCCCCACAACCAATTGTAGCAGCCTTTCGAATCCTTCTTCAGTGGAGGACGAAACTAATAACATTACTCCGTACAGTGATCAGAATGATGACCGGGCAGACAATTACATTACGTATTGCAAGGACACAGGTAAAATTGTTTCCACAAGTTTATCGAAAGGTACTATCAACTGCACTGTCCTTGGTGAAGatggaattccggaagaagtTCCTATGTTAGGTGAGGAACGTGCAATGGAGATAGTTGGTCCGATTCTTGATTCCGATGCATTAATTGTTGAGAAAAATCCCACATCTGAGGACCGAATTACTGAGGAGACAAGCACTGATAATGGCTCTGACACCCTGGTTGAGACTGATACCGAGCATTTACCATTTGTCGGTTGTTCCGAAGCTGGGTTACCAATCACTCCCTGCAGGAtggaaataataaaaaacatacaAGGAAGAAGTGGAAGATCGAAGTCTAGCAACAAGGAAGCCGAGAATGGGACAGGGAAAGGAGAAGACCCTCAAGACGGAAGCACCTCAAAGAAGAAAACCGGAGAACGACAAGACGAGGAATGCATGGAAAATGGTCTCTCAGATACAGATTTCGAGCATTACGTGAAGGTAATCAGATGGTTAGAATGCAAAGGACATATCGAAAAGAACTTCAGACAGAAATTCCTCACCTGGTACAGCTTAAGAGCAACCCCGCAAGAAGTGAGGATCGTGAAAGTATTCGTTGATATCTTCATTTCTGATCCAGCATCTCTTGCGGAGCAGCTTGTGGACACATTCTCCGATTGTATCTCCAGCAAAGGATCATCCGTAGTACCTGCTGGCTTTTGCATGAAGCTTTGGCATTGA
- the LOC107926101 gene encoding pectinesterase inhibitor 10, translating to MPIKKDPSIPPPMISKIGPYTVFVTPPSTPSPTDPPVFHSPKKAAPPSPSPSAPPPVQPPPQQFDKSFLTSQSLSDGSFLGFFKNAAFKLQNAHSSLDDHLARWFGLNQSKYQWALDDYYESKGLEKEGVKVKEISSKIQSV from the exons ATGCCAATCAAAAAAGATCCTTCGATTCCACCGCCGATGATCAGCAAGATCGGCCCTTACACCGTCTTCGTTACCCCTCCGTCAACCCCTTCTCCAACTGACCCTCCTGTTTTTCACTCTCCCAAGAAGGCCGCGCCgccttctccttctccttctgcTCCGCCGCCTGTCCAGCCACCTCCCCAACAGTTCGACAAGTCTTTCCTTACTTCCCAATCCCTTTCCGACGGTTCATTTCTGGGTTTCTTCAAAAACGCTGCCTTCAAACTCCAAAACG CTCATTCAAGCTTGGATGACCATTTAGCTCGTTGGTTCGGCTTAAATCAGTCCAAGTATCAATGGGCATTGGACGATTATTATGAGAGCAAGGGATTG GAAAAGGAAGGTGTAAAAGTGAAAGAAATATCTAGCAAAATACAGAGTGTGTAG
- the LOC107926269 gene encoding VIN3-like protein 2 isoform X1, with the protein MDSSFEGVALDPSKCSKLSMDEKRELVYELSKRTSRASEMLQSWSRQEILQVLCAEMGKERKYTGLTKLKIIENLLKIVAEKNSGDHEGVTDPESHSSLSSGSRLSKRQRKADYPSRLPIPVNDPVIRNGSNDMINAIFCKNSACKATLRQDDTFCKRCSCCICYKFDDNKDPSLWLICSSEPPFLGNSCGMSCHLECALKHEKSGIGKDKQHAVLDGSFYCVACGKVNDLLGCWRKQLMAAKDTRRVDILCYRVSLGQKLLNRTEKYRKISEIVDEAVKLLEAEVGPLTGLPVKIGRGIVNRLSSGPEVQKLCSLAVESLDKMCFDTISHSIPAGSCLTSPAIVRFEDVRPTSVTVIVGTEGPLASTIIAYTLWHRKAHDRDYPAKSTCIMFVPKTRFVVMGLTPATEYHFKIVSFDGTREFGPWEVPISTRCSVDGGPGCPMMERSQSPTTNCSSLSNPSSVEDETNNITPYSDQNDDRADNYITYCKDTGKIVSTSLSKGTINCTVLGEDGIPEEVPMLGEERAMEIVGPILDSDALIVEKNPTSEDRITEETSTDNGSDTLVETDTEHLPFVGCSEAGLPITPCRMEIIKNIQGRSGRSKSSNKEAENGTGKGEDPQDGSTSKKKTGERQDEECMENGLSDTDFEHYVKVIRWLECKGHIEKNFRQKFLTWYSLRATPQEVRIVKVFVDIFISDPASLAEQLVDTFSDCISSKGSSVVPAGFCMKLWH; encoded by the exons GAGTTGCGCTCGATCCATCAAAATGTAGTAAATTGAGCATGGATGAAAAACGAGAACTTGTATATGAATTATCAAAGAGGACAAGTAGAGCCTCTGAAATGCTACAATCATGGAGCCGCCAAGAGATTTTACAAGTCCTATGTGCCGAGATGGGGAAGGAAAGGAAATATACCGGTTTGACTAAgcttaaaattattgaaaacttgTTGAAAATTGTAGCCGAAAAGAATTCAGGGGATCATGAAGGTGTGACGGATCCCGAATCACATTCATCCCTATCAAGTGGCTCGAGATTATCCAAAAGGCAAAGGAAAGCTGATTATCCTTCTCGACTGCCTATTCCAGTTAATGATCCTGTAATCCGTAATGGCAGCAATGACATGATTAATGCTATTTTTTGCAAAAACTCGGCTTGCAAAGCTACCTTGAGACAAGACGATACGTTTTGCAAGAGGTGTTCATGCTGCATCTGTTATAAGTTCGATGACAATAAGGATCCTAGTCTATGGTTAATTTGCAGCTCGGAGCCTCCTTTCCTGGGAAACTCTTGTGGCATGTCGTGTCATCTCGAGTGTGCTTTAAAACATGAAAAGTCCGGTATTGGTAAAGATAAACAACATGCTGTTCTTGATGGGAGCTTTTATTGTGTAGCATGTGGGAAAGTAAATGATTTGCTTGG GTGCTGGAGAAAACAACTTATGGCTGCAAAAGATACAAGGAGGGTCGACATTCTATGTTATCGTGTTTCTTTAGGCCAGAAACTTCTTAATAGGACTGAAAAATATCGTAAGATTTCGGAGATTGTTGATGAAGCTGTTAAGTTGCTTGAAGCTGAGGTTGGTCCATTAACTGGTTTGCCCGTTAAGATAGGTAGGGGTATAGTCAATAGGCTTTCTTCAGGACCTGAAGTTCAAAAACTATGTTCTTTAGCTGTGGAATCACTGGACAAAATGTGTTTCGATACTATCTCACATTCGATACCAG CAGGTTCATGTTTGACTTCACCAGCAATAGTACGTTTTGAAGATGTTCGTCCGACTTCTGTTACTGTGATTGTGGGTACTGAAGGACCTTTAGCGAGCACTATTATCGCTTACACCTTATGGCATCGCAAGGCTCATGATCGGGATTACCCTGCTAAATCGACTTGTATCATGTTTGTGCCGAAGACCAGGTTTGTTGTCATGGGGCTAACTCCAGCTACGGAATATCATTTCAAAATCGTGTCATTTGATGGTACAAGAGAGTTCGGTCCGTGGGAAGTTCCGATTTCAACAAGATGTAGTGTTGATGGAGGCCCAGGCTGCCCGATGATGGAGAGAAGCCAAAGCCCCACAACCAATTGTAGCAGCCTTTCGAATCCTTCTTCAGTGGAGGACGAAACTAATAACATTACTCCGTACAGTGATCAGAATGATGACCGGGCAGACAATTACATTACGTATTGCAAGGACACAGGTAAAATTGTTTCCACAAGTTTATCGAAAGGTACTATCAACTGCACTGTCCTTGGTGAAGatggaattccggaagaagtTCCTATGTTAGGTGAGGAACGTGCAATGGAGATAGTTGGTCCGATTCTTGATTCCGATGCATTAATTGTTGAGAAAAATCCCACATCTGAGGACCGAATTACTGAGGAGACAAGCACTGATAATGGCTCTGACACCCTGGTTGAGACTGATACCGAGCATTTACCATTTGTCGGTTGTTCCGAAGCTGGGTTACCAATCACTCCCTGCAGGAtggaaataataaaaaacatacaAGGAAGAAGTGGAAGATCGAAGTCTAGCAACAAGGAAGCCGAGAATGGGACAGGGAAAGGAGAAGACCCTCAAGACGGAAGCACCTCAAAGAAGAAAACCGGAGAACGACAAGACGAGGAATGCATGGAAAATGGTCTCTCAGATACAGATTTCGAGCATTACGTGAAGGTAATCAGATGGTTAGAATGCAAAGGACATATCGAAAAGAACTTCAGACAGAAATTCCTCACCTGGTACAGCTTAAGAGCAACCCCGCAAGAAGTGAGGATCGTGAAAGTATTCGTTGATATCTTCATTTCTGATCCAGCATCTCTTGCGGAGCAGCTTGTGGACACATTCTCCGATTGTATCTCCAGCAAAGGATCATCCGTAGTACCTGCTGGCTTTTGCATGAAGCTTTGGCATTGA